In a single window of the Nicotiana tomentosiformis chromosome 8, ASM39032v3, whole genome shotgun sequence genome:
- the LOC104100078 gene encoding hydroxyproline O-galactosyltransferase HPGT3 isoform X3, whose translation MESILPTTSFSSSSKSERRSKSKSSQTSKPSLVMALISCFAWLYVAGRLWQDAEYRMVLGSLLKKNSEQRPKMLTVEDKLMVLGCKELERRIVEVEMELTVAKSQGYLKNQLKHSGSSSGKQLLAVIGIYTGFGGRLRRNVIRGSWLPNVDALSKLEERGVVVRFVIGRSPNRGDSLDRNINEENRETKDFLILESHEEAQEELPKKAKYFFSSAIQNWDAEFYVKVDDNIDVDLDGLIELLQNRHGQNSSYIGCMKSGEVVAEEGRAWYEPEWWKFGDEKSYFRHAAGSVLVLSKNLAQYININSASLKSYAHEDTSIGSWMMGLQTTYIDDSRLCCSTSGQDKVCSLA comes from the exons ATGGAAAGCATCTTGCCAACGACGTCGTTTTCGTCGTCGTCAAAATCGGAAAGGCGGTCAAAATCAAAGTCTAGTCAAACATCTAAACCTTCTCTAGTAATGGCATTAATCTCTTGCTTCGCTTGGTTATATGTCGCCGGAAG GTTATGGCAAGATGCAGAGTACAGAATGGTATTAGGTAGTCTTTTGAAGAAGAACTCAGAGCAG AGACCAAAGATGCTGACAGTTGAAGACAAGCTAATGGTTTTAGGATGCAA GGAACTGGAGAGGAGAATAGTTGAAGTCGAAATGGAATTAACAGTGGCTAAGAGTCAAGGTTACCTCAAGAATCAGTTGAAGCATAGTGGTTCATCTTCGGGCAAACAACTTCTGGCTGTTATAGGAATCTATACGGGATTCGGAGGTAGATTGAGGAGAAATGTGATCAGAGGGTCTTGGTTGCCAAATG TTGATGCTTTGTCGAAACTTGAAGAAAGAGGAGTGGTTGTGCGATTTGTAATTGGTCGGAG TCCCAACCGTGGCGATAGCTTGGACCGCAATATTAATGAGGAGAACCGAGAAACAAAAGATTTCTTGATTCTA GAAAGTCATGAGGAAGCTCAGGAGGAGTTGCCCAAGAAAGCTAAATATTTCTTTAGTTCAGCAATACAAAATTGGGACGCAGAGTTTTATGTGAAAGTTGATGACAACATTGATGTTGACCTTG ATGGGTTGATTGAGCTCCTTCAAAACCGCCATGGTCAAAATAGTTCTTACATTGGATGCATGAAATCTGGAGAAGTAGTTGCAGAAGA GGGAAGGGCATGGTATGAGCCAGAATGGTGGAAATTCGGAGATGAGAAATC GTACTTCCGGCATGCAGCTGGTTCGGTTCTGGTGCTTTCCAAAAATTTGGCTCAGTATATTAACATAAACAG TGCTTCCTTGAAGAGTTATGCGCATGAAGATACATCAATTGGATCATGGATGATGGGTCTTCAGACAACTTACATAGATGACAGCCGCCTATGCTGTAGCACCTCCGGACAAG ACAAAGTGTGCTCATTGGCTTGA
- the LOC104100078 gene encoding hydroxyproline O-galactosyltransferase HPGT3 isoform X1 yields the protein MESILPTTSFSSSSKSERRSKSKSSQTSKPSLVMALISCFAWLYVAGRLWQDAEYRMVLGSLLKKNSEQRPKMLTVEDKLMVLGCKELERRIVEVEMELTVAKSQGYLKNQLKHSGSSSGKQLLAVIGIYTGFGGRLRRNVIRGSWLPNVDALSKLEERGVVVRFVIGRSPNRGDSLDRNINEENRETKDFLILESHEEAQEELPKKAKYFFSSAIQNWDAEFYVKVDDNIDVDLDGLIELLQNRHGQNSSYIGCMKSGEVVAEEGRAWYEPEWWKFGDEKSYFRHAAGSVLVLSKNLAQYININSASLKSYAHEDTSIGSWMMGLQTTYIDDSRLCCSTSGQGKQQSVLIGLNRKDVILSRLARTTIPFVFIGAYHNSKMETSCFIPREVRINVQHYV from the exons ATGGAAAGCATCTTGCCAACGACGTCGTTTTCGTCGTCGTCAAAATCGGAAAGGCGGTCAAAATCAAAGTCTAGTCAAACATCTAAACCTTCTCTAGTAATGGCATTAATCTCTTGCTTCGCTTGGTTATATGTCGCCGGAAG GTTATGGCAAGATGCAGAGTACAGAATGGTATTAGGTAGTCTTTTGAAGAAGAACTCAGAGCAG AGACCAAAGATGCTGACAGTTGAAGACAAGCTAATGGTTTTAGGATGCAA GGAACTGGAGAGGAGAATAGTTGAAGTCGAAATGGAATTAACAGTGGCTAAGAGTCAAGGTTACCTCAAGAATCAGTTGAAGCATAGTGGTTCATCTTCGGGCAAACAACTTCTGGCTGTTATAGGAATCTATACGGGATTCGGAGGTAGATTGAGGAGAAATGTGATCAGAGGGTCTTGGTTGCCAAATG TTGATGCTTTGTCGAAACTTGAAGAAAGAGGAGTGGTTGTGCGATTTGTAATTGGTCGGAG TCCCAACCGTGGCGATAGCTTGGACCGCAATATTAATGAGGAGAACCGAGAAACAAAAGATTTCTTGATTCTA GAAAGTCATGAGGAAGCTCAGGAGGAGTTGCCCAAGAAAGCTAAATATTTCTTTAGTTCAGCAATACAAAATTGGGACGCAGAGTTTTATGTGAAAGTTGATGACAACATTGATGTTGACCTTG ATGGGTTGATTGAGCTCCTTCAAAACCGCCATGGTCAAAATAGTTCTTACATTGGATGCATGAAATCTGGAGAAGTAGTTGCAGAAGA GGGAAGGGCATGGTATGAGCCAGAATGGTGGAAATTCGGAGATGAGAAATC GTACTTCCGGCATGCAGCTGGTTCGGTTCTGGTGCTTTCCAAAAATTTGGCTCAGTATATTAACATAAACAG TGCTTCCTTGAAGAGTTATGCGCATGAAGATACATCAATTGGATCATGGATGATGGGTCTTCAGACAACTTACATAGATGACAGCCGCCTATGCTGTAGCACCTCCGGACAAGGTAAACA ACAAAGTGTGCTCATTGGCTTGAACAGGAAAGATGTCATTCTGTCTCGTCTTGCTAGGACAACTATTCCATTCGTTTTTATTGGAGCATACCATAACTCGAAAATGGAAACATCCTGTTTCATCCCCAG GGAGGTCCGCATCAATGTGCAACATTACGTGTAA
- the LOC104100078 gene encoding hydroxyproline O-galactosyltransferase HPGT3 isoform X2, which produces MESILPTTSFSSSSKSERRSKSKSSQTSKPSLVMALISCFAWLYVAGRLWQDAEYRMVLGSLLKKNSEQRPKMLTVEDKLMVLGCKELERRIVEVEMELTVAKSQGYLKNQLKHSGSSSGKQLLAVIGIYTGFGGRLRRNVIRGSWLPNVDALSKLEERGVVVRFVIGRSPNRGDSLDRNINEENRETKDFLILESHEEAQEELPKKAKYFFSSAIQNWDAEFYVKVDDNIDVDLDGLIELLQNRHGQNSSYIGCMKSGEVVAEEGRAWYEPEWWKFGDEKSYFRHAAGSVLVLSKNLAQYININSASLKSYAHEDTSIGSWMMGLQTTYIDDSRLCCSTSGQGKQQSVLIGLNRKDVILSRLARTTIPFVFIGAYHNSKMETSCFIPRYH; this is translated from the exons ATGGAAAGCATCTTGCCAACGACGTCGTTTTCGTCGTCGTCAAAATCGGAAAGGCGGTCAAAATCAAAGTCTAGTCAAACATCTAAACCTTCTCTAGTAATGGCATTAATCTCTTGCTTCGCTTGGTTATATGTCGCCGGAAG GTTATGGCAAGATGCAGAGTACAGAATGGTATTAGGTAGTCTTTTGAAGAAGAACTCAGAGCAG AGACCAAAGATGCTGACAGTTGAAGACAAGCTAATGGTTTTAGGATGCAA GGAACTGGAGAGGAGAATAGTTGAAGTCGAAATGGAATTAACAGTGGCTAAGAGTCAAGGTTACCTCAAGAATCAGTTGAAGCATAGTGGTTCATCTTCGGGCAAACAACTTCTGGCTGTTATAGGAATCTATACGGGATTCGGAGGTAGATTGAGGAGAAATGTGATCAGAGGGTCTTGGTTGCCAAATG TTGATGCTTTGTCGAAACTTGAAGAAAGAGGAGTGGTTGTGCGATTTGTAATTGGTCGGAG TCCCAACCGTGGCGATAGCTTGGACCGCAATATTAATGAGGAGAACCGAGAAACAAAAGATTTCTTGATTCTA GAAAGTCATGAGGAAGCTCAGGAGGAGTTGCCCAAGAAAGCTAAATATTTCTTTAGTTCAGCAATACAAAATTGGGACGCAGAGTTTTATGTGAAAGTTGATGACAACATTGATGTTGACCTTG ATGGGTTGATTGAGCTCCTTCAAAACCGCCATGGTCAAAATAGTTCTTACATTGGATGCATGAAATCTGGAGAAGTAGTTGCAGAAGA GGGAAGGGCATGGTATGAGCCAGAATGGTGGAAATTCGGAGATGAGAAATC GTACTTCCGGCATGCAGCTGGTTCGGTTCTGGTGCTTTCCAAAAATTTGGCTCAGTATATTAACATAAACAG TGCTTCCTTGAAGAGTTATGCGCATGAAGATACATCAATTGGATCATGGATGATGGGTCTTCAGACAACTTACATAGATGACAGCCGCCTATGCTGTAGCACCTCCGGACAAGGTAAACA ACAAAGTGTGCTCATTGGCTTGAACAGGAAAGATGTCATTCTGTCTCGTCTTGCTAGGACAACTATTCCATTCGTTTTTATTGGAGCATACCATAACTCGAAAATGGAAACATCCTGTTTCATCCCCAGGTACCATTGA
- the LOC104100078 gene encoding hydroxyproline O-galactosyltransferase HPGT3 isoform X4 has protein sequence MLTVEDKLMVLGCKELERRIVEVEMELTVAKSQGYLKNQLKHSGSSSGKQLLAVIGIYTGFGGRLRRNVIRGSWLPNVDALSKLEERGVVVRFVIGRSPNRGDSLDRNINEENRETKDFLILESHEEAQEELPKKAKYFFSSAIQNWDAEFYVKVDDNIDVDLDGLIELLQNRHGQNSSYIGCMKSGEVVAEEGRAWYEPEWWKFGDEKSYFRHAAGSVLVLSKNLAQYININSASLKSYAHEDTSIGSWMMGLQTTYIDDSRLCCSTSGQGKQQSVLIGLNRKDVILSRLARTTIPFVFIGAYHNSKMETSCFIPREVRINVQHYV, from the exons ATGCTGACAGTTGAAGACAAGCTAATGGTTTTAGGATGCAA GGAACTGGAGAGGAGAATAGTTGAAGTCGAAATGGAATTAACAGTGGCTAAGAGTCAAGGTTACCTCAAGAATCAGTTGAAGCATAGTGGTTCATCTTCGGGCAAACAACTTCTGGCTGTTATAGGAATCTATACGGGATTCGGAGGTAGATTGAGGAGAAATGTGATCAGAGGGTCTTGGTTGCCAAATG TTGATGCTTTGTCGAAACTTGAAGAAAGAGGAGTGGTTGTGCGATTTGTAATTGGTCGGAG TCCCAACCGTGGCGATAGCTTGGACCGCAATATTAATGAGGAGAACCGAGAAACAAAAGATTTCTTGATTCTA GAAAGTCATGAGGAAGCTCAGGAGGAGTTGCCCAAGAAAGCTAAATATTTCTTTAGTTCAGCAATACAAAATTGGGACGCAGAGTTTTATGTGAAAGTTGATGACAACATTGATGTTGACCTTG ATGGGTTGATTGAGCTCCTTCAAAACCGCCATGGTCAAAATAGTTCTTACATTGGATGCATGAAATCTGGAGAAGTAGTTGCAGAAGA GGGAAGGGCATGGTATGAGCCAGAATGGTGGAAATTCGGAGATGAGAAATC GTACTTCCGGCATGCAGCTGGTTCGGTTCTGGTGCTTTCCAAAAATTTGGCTCAGTATATTAACATAAACAG TGCTTCCTTGAAGAGTTATGCGCATGAAGATACATCAATTGGATCATGGATGATGGGTCTTCAGACAACTTACATAGATGACAGCCGCCTATGCTGTAGCACCTCCGGACAAGGTAAACA ACAAAGTGTGCTCATTGGCTTGAACAGGAAAGATGTCATTCTGTCTCGTCTTGCTAGGACAACTATTCCATTCGTTTTTATTGGAGCATACCATAACTCGAAAATGGAAACATCCTGTTTCATCCCCAG GGAGGTCCGCATCAATGTGCAACATTACGTGTAA
- the LOC104100079 gene encoding probable steroid-binding protein 3 produces MELTAQQLKAYDGTDPSKPIYVAIKGRIFDVTAGNSFYGPGGAYCMFAGKDASRALAKMSKNEEDVTPSLDGLSEKEMGVLNDWEKKFEAKYPIVGTVIY; encoded by the coding sequence ATGGAGCTAACAGCACAGCAGCTGAAGGCATACGACGGTACAGATCCGTCAAAGCCAATCTACGTGGCAATCAAAGGTCGCATCTTTGACGTCACCGCCGGCAATTCCTTCTATGGTCCCGGCGGCGCCTACTGTATGTTCGCCGGAAAAGATGCAAGCAGAGCACTCGCAAAGATGAGTAAGAACGAAGAGGACGTTACCCCCTCGCTCGATGGCCTTTCTGAGAAAGAAATGGGGGTTCTCAACGATTGGGAGAAGAAATTCGAAGCTAAGTACCCAATCGTTGGCACTGTTATTTATTAA